A region from the Hippoglossus hippoglossus isolate fHipHip1 chromosome 16, fHipHip1.pri, whole genome shotgun sequence genome encodes:
- the LOC117776522 gene encoding NIPA-like protein 2, whose translation MANSSSPQMPSAHRADILENPLRTYLLGIIISICGNVVISISLNIQKYAHVRQSQRGSKPYYTSVMWWCGVVLMGVGELGNFAAYGFAPASLIAPLGCVSVIASAVISVVFLKEMVRPSDIVGGTLAIAGTYLLVTFAPHTFTHITAHLVQYYVISWHFLLYLFIEVIIFCILLYLYKRRNMKHIVIVMLLVALLASLTVISVKAVSGMITESIKGQLQLIYPIFYVMLVVMVASCAFQIKFLNQAMKMFDATEVVPINFVFFTASAIVAGIVFYQEFEDLALLNIFMFLFGCLLSFLGVFLIARNRPKIKQQDRNFIAMDRIPGGRRTDKVQPEAKTTTYGSLAAKLMCNRAGETDDS comes from the exons ATGGCGAATTCGAGCTCTCCTCAAATGCCCTCCGCTCACCGGGCGGACATCCTGGAAAACCCCCTGCGG ACCTATCTCCTGGGAATCATCATCTCTATATGTGGGAACGTCGTCATCAGCATTTCACTCAACATACAG AAATATGCCCACGTCCGTCAGTCTCAGCGTGGCTCCAAGCCCTACTACACCTCTGTGATGTGGTGGTGCGGTGTGGTTCTCATGGGTGTTGGGGAACTAGGGAACTTTGCTGCCTACGGCTTTGCCCCAGCATCGCTCATAGCCCCACttggctgtgtgtctgtcataG CCAGTGCTGTCATATCTGTGGTTTTCCTCAAGGAGATGGTGCGCCCCTCCGACATTGTTG GTGGCACCCTGGCAATAGCAGGAACGTATCTTCTGGTGACCTTTGCTCcccacactttcacacacatcacagcccATCTGGTCCAGTACTATGTCATTAGCTGGCACTTCCTGCTTTACCTT TTTATAGAGGTCATCATCTTTTGCATCCTGCTGTATCTGTACAAGAGGAGGAACATGAAACACATCGTCATTGTGATGTTGCTGGTGGCCCTTCTCG CCTCTCTGACAGTCATCTCGGTCAAAGCTGTGTCAGGGATGATCACAGAGTCGATCAAAGGCCAACTGCAGCTCATATACCCCATCTTCTACGTAATGCTCGTTGTCATGGTCGCCTCCTGCGCCTTCCAGATCAA ATTTCTCAATCAggcaatgaaaatgtttgatgCCACAGAGGTGGTTCCGatcaactttgtgtttttcacgGCAAGTGCCATTGTTGCAG GGATAGTATTTTACCAGGAATTTGAAGATTTGGCTTTACTcaacatttttatgtttctgtttgg TtgtcttctgtctttccttGGAGTTTTCCTTATAGCCCGAAACAGGCCAAAGATAAAGCAACAAGATCGAAATTTTATCGCAATGGACAGGATCCCTG GGGGAAGGCGCACAGACAAAGTACAGCCTGAGGCAAAGACTACGACATACGGATCCCTGGCAGCCAAACTCATGTGCAACAGAGCTGGAGAAACAGACGATTCATAG
- the LOC117776530 gene encoding potassium voltage-gated channel subfamily S member 2-like: protein MTGHVLGEPRGGAHMDDNAAIHINVGGFKKRLLSDTLSRFPETRLARLLHCQSKESILELCDDYDDTEKEFYFDRNPALFPYVLNFYNTGRLHVMAELCIFSFSQEIEYWGINEFFIDSCCSSAYHCRKIVQEREDWEDRSDEGSTTSSFDELLEFYNDATKFDKQLLGSARRRIWLMLDNPGYSVPSRLISILSIMVVLGSIATMCMNSMSEFSLLDSEGQPTEDPRFEIVEHFGIGWFTLELVARFVVAPDLLHFFEHPLNVIDLVSILPFYLTLLINLVVESSPALANLGRVAQVLRLMRIFRILKLARHSTGLRSLGATLRNSYKEVGLLLLYLAVGVSFFSVMAYTVEKEDSEDLSTIPACWWWATVSMTTVGYGDVVPVSIAGKLTASACILAGILVVVLPITLIFNKFSLFYKRQKQLEIAMRSCDFDEGIKQVPSVNLRNYYAHKVKSLMASLSNMSRSSPSEHSLNESIH from the coding sequence ATGACAGGTCACGTCCTGGGGGAACCGCGCGGCGGGGCTCACATGGATGACAACGCCGCCATCCACATCAACGTGGGCGGCTTCAAGAAGCGTCTCCTGTCCGACACTCTCTCTCGGTTCCCCGAAACGAGGCTTGCGCGTCTGCTCCACTGTCAGTCCAAAGAATCCATACTGGAGCTGTGCGACGACTACGACGACACAGAGAAGGAGTTTTACTTCGACAGGAACCCGGCTCTCTTCCCTTACGTCTTAAATTTCTACAACACGGGGCGGCTGCATGTCATGGCCGAGCTGTGCATCTTCTCCTTCAGCCAGGAGATAGAGTACTGGGGCATCAACGAGTTCTTCATtgactcctgctgcagcagcgcCTACCACTGTAGGAAAATAGTCCAAGAGCGAGAGGACTGGGAGGACCGGAGCGATGAAGGCAGCACCACCTCATCTTTTGACGAGCTGTTGGAGTTTTACAACGACGCCACCAAGTTCGAcaagcagctgctcgggagcgcACGGAGGCGCATCTGGTTAATGCTAGATAACCCGGGCTACTCTGTGCCAAGCCGCCTCATCAGCATCCTCTCTATCATGGTGGTGCTTGGCTCCATCGCCACTATGTGCATGAACAGTATGAGCGAGTTCAGCCTGTTGGACAGCGAGGGGCAACCCACGGAGGACCCTCGTTTCGAGATTGTGGAGCACTTTGGCATCGGCTGGTTCACTCTGGAGCTGGTCGCCAGGTTCGTGGTGGCGCCAGATCTTCTACATTTTTTCGAGCACCCGTTAAACGTTATAGACTTGGTGTCCATACTTCCGTTTTACCTGACACTCCTAATAAACCTGGTGGTGGAGAGCAGCCCGGCGCTCGCCAACCTTGGACGCGTTGCGCAAGTGCTGAGGCTGATGAGGATTTTCCGCATCTTGAAACTGGCCCGTCACTCTACAGGGCTGCGCTCCCTGGGGGCCACCCTCAGGAACAGCTACAAAGAGGTGGGCCTGTTGCTTCTCTACCTGGCAGTCGGAGTTTCGTTTTTCTCTGTCATGGCTTACACGGTGGAGAAAGAGGACAGCGAGGATCTCTCCACCATCCCGGCGTGCTGGTGGTGGGCCACCGTCAGCATGACCACCGTTGGGTACGGAGACGTGGTACCAGTGTCCATTGCGGGCAAGCTGACCGCCTCGGCGTGCATCCTGGCTGGGATCTTAGTAGTAGTGCTTCCGATTACGcttattttcaataaattctCCCTGTTCTACAAGAGACAAAAGCAGCTGGAGATCGCAATGAGGAGCTGTGATTTCGACGAGGGGATCAAACAGGTGCCCTCGGTCAACCTACGGAACTATTACGCTCACAAAGTGAAATCCTTGATGGCGAGCTTGTCAAACATGAGTCGGAGTTCACCCAGTGAACACAGTCTGAATGAATCAATCCACTGA